atttaaaaatcaatgtgatccCCTCCCCCCACATCATCTCATGGttgtggtttacccatgttgacaaatacaggcctaatattttcaagtaggagaacttgcacaattggtggttgactaaatacttatttgccccactgtatatattgtgcaggcgtaGTTCAAACTGCTTCATaatattgtctgccattgacggagataCACGTCCAATTAAACTGGAAGACTGCAATAGCTGCCTGACCCTCCTAGtgcaattggattggacgtctattgccgtcaatggcagacaaaacaaaatgcaatttcAAACAACATTGGACTTTAACACAGGTTTATTGAATTTATAGTTAAAAATTCTGAACATTAAATTCTGACATGATTCCATCCTTTAACTCCTgttgagacaaaaaaacaagtttagatTTTATTCCATGTGGATCACTTAAACAATTTAACACTATCTTAACCTTTTCTGCCATGTTTAGACACCCGGACGTAGCGAACACCAGGATTGGAGCCCAACCGCTTTATGAATGGAGCGGCGCTGGTCCTTCGGGCAACGGGGGTTGTCGGGGCTTTTGTGGTCGTGACAGGACCGGGAAGAGCTGTGGTCCTGAATCCCCCTGCCAGTTTGCTGAAGATGCTACCCAGGCCGGGGTTGTCTGACTCAAATCTGTACATTGAGAAGAGCCTGTGGAGGCCCTCCAGTGGGTACGAACATTGCACCACCAACCTGCAAGAAGGTGTACAGGGATTccctacatattcacggtatggAATTTACAGATGTTTTTGTGGTATATTGGCGTTTTTAATAAACTTTAGTAAAGTGTGAGGGGAGGCGGTCAACCCACAAACCTCTTATCGGTATCCTCCAAGTCATCCGGGTCCTTTGTGTAGAAAATCTCATTTTGATAGATCACATTACCCTCCCTTAGCTAAATGAGAAGACACAAGTTAGGAAGTAACGTACAAGTTACAAATTAGTGGTGGGAATACCTTGATTTTGGAGCCACAGCTATTGAGCGGCAAAGAGAAGAGCGCCCTGGTGTTGTCGGCCTCCGCGGGCCCGCATAAAGCCCCCAACAGGTGGCTTGTAGCTGGGGTTGCACCACTTGGCGTGATTTCAGACAAGTCTGCCACCACAGTCATCCTCCCATCAGTAGAGCACACTAAAGAGATGGACAAGTTCAGTACTTTTTTCACAACTTCATAGTGTAGCTGCAGCAGTCCTGACCAATAAGTTCTGAGGTTGGAAAAGGACAAGTCTTGGTGATGGTTCTCTGAACAGTTGACGTTTGTTGCTCTTGTACAAAGATCTCAAAAGTGCCCAAGAACTGCTTCAGGGTTATTTCCTACAAGAGAAAGCTTGTTAGTTCTGCAGTTCTTCAAGGTAGGACTTTCGGATCGCTGTTGACCTTGTACTGAAAGCCTTGCGAGTAGACCGGCACATCCAGCTGCAGTCTCTGGCTATCGTTGCTCATCTGGTAGCCCCGCCGCCTTGCCAGCTCTGGCGTCAGCGTGTCGGAGCCCACGCCAAGGGACCACAGGAAGTCAAAAGCCCAGTGGTCTGCCGTGAAGCGGATGCCAGAGTCTGAGCAAACTGCATCCAAGACTGGTGGAGCTAAATCAGATGTAATGTACTCAATAAAACTGCATTCATTTCAGTCATCCGAATATTTGACTTACAGGGGCCTGCAAGCGCCGTGACGCTCACTGAGTGGTAGAAAAGCTCGTTTTCGGGCATTACGCTCAGGGTGAAATTGATGTCCAAACTGTACTGCATAGTTCTGTACATGCCGTAGTACTAGAGGAGAACGCTCAATGAGAGACAATCAAAGATTACTTAAAACAATGAGATCTACCTGCTGTATAACAGCCGGGTGGTCAAACGACACTTTAAGCCTGTAGCCGTGGCCCTGGCTGGGTTGTACCACGTCGGCAACCGAACAAGAGTTTGTGAACGGCGCCTCGTGTCCGTTGAGCTGGAGCGAAACCAAGCGGACGTCCTCGGGCACATCAAGCAGGTGGACCTGAAAGACTCGCTCCTCGATGATACTTTCATTTTGGGTGACAAGAGGGCGTGGCAGCAGGGGCGTGGTCAGAATCCGGCGAAGGCGCAGTCTGGTCTCTGCCTCCTCGTCCTCAAAAATTTGCTCCAGGTAGATGTTGAAGGTGTAGAACTCGTAAAGACTGCCACTAGCAAAGCTCTACAAGAAGGGGcagaaaaaacatttaagacATGCAGTCAACATGGAAGTCTTTGAATACAGACCTTCCTGAGTCCACCCTTCACATCCAAGGGGATTCTAATCTCGAGCGTGTCGTTCGCTGCCGCCACATCAGCACCATCCTGAAAAGTGCCGTCAAAGCCGACGCGGATCCGTGCGATATCGGGACCGGTATAGGGCGCCTCGGGAGTCTGGAAAACCATGTGACCGTTGTCCTCATAAGTGCCTTGGTCTGTTCAAGAGATGAGGTGAGACTAGATATGGAGGTAGGTCCATAGTGGAGGAAAGACTGATGAAACTGACCCATGGAACAGGCGG
This sequence is a window from Corythoichthys intestinalis isolate RoL2023-P3 chromosome 13, ASM3026506v1, whole genome shotgun sequence. Protein-coding genes within it:
- the zpax4 gene encoding zona pellucida protein AX 4 isoform X1, yielding MAWVFYLWVVPLLSVLADSIPDGVLDMECRDRSFVIAVDLSFAGDDASFEAVDMTGTYSITEAYAAKCGYRVSSSPMSGRLELHASYFSCHTDKKDRRVFTFRFNLVVKHDDEVVYALNKTCSPSLECSLREVSCELNYMEVSVRNQVLCASGKEGDSWNFKGPTSGSSTSEWLVMFQRDEEQMVPMSLSDAREQGYTFDMTDERLVFRSPYGQPESFVAMVNNIPVEVVHATLFSRQRWLVIMMDLVAACSMDQGTYEDNGHMVFQTPEAPYTGPDIARIRVGFDGTFQDGADVAAANDTLEIRIPLDVKGGLRKSFASGSLYEFYTFNIYLEQIFEDEEAETRLRLRRILTTPLLPRPLVTQNESIIEERVFQVHLLDVPEDVRLVSLQLNGHEAPFTNSCSVADVVQPSQGHGYRLKVSFDHPAVIQQYYGMYRTMQYSLDINFTLSVMPENELFYHSVSVTALAGPSPPVLDAVCSDSGIRFTADHWAFDFLWSLGVGSDTLTPELARRRGYQMSNDSQRLQLDVPVYSQGFQYKEITLKQFLGTFEIFVQEQQTSTVQRTITKTCPFPTSELIVCSTDGRMTVVADLSEITPSGATPATSHLLGALCGPAEADNTRALFSLPLNSCGSKIKLREGNVIYQNEIFYTKDPDDLEDTDKRLVVQCSYPLEGLHRLFSMYRFESDNPGLGSIFSKLAGGFRTTALPGPVTTTKAPTTPVARRTSAAPFIKRLGSNPGVRYVRVSKHGRKGVKGWNHVRI
- the zpax4 gene encoding zona pellucida protein AX 4 isoform X2; translated protein: MEVSVRNQVLCASGKEGDSWNFKGPTSGSSTSEWLVMFQRDEEQMVPMSLSDAREQGYTFDMTDERLVFRSPYGQPESFVAMVNNIPVEVVHATLFSRQRWLVIMMDLVAACSMDQGTYEDNGHMVFQTPEAPYTGPDIARIRVGFDGTFQDGADVAAANDTLEIRIPLDVKGGLRKSFASGSLYEFYTFNIYLEQIFEDEEAETRLRLRRILTTPLLPRPLVTQNESIIEERVFQVHLLDVPEDVRLVSLQLNGHEAPFTNSCSVADVVQPSQGHGYRLKVSFDHPAVIQQYYGMYRTMQYSLDINFTLSVMPENELFYHSVSVTALAGPSPPVLDAVCSDSGIRFTADHWAFDFLWSLGVGSDTLTPELARRRGYQMSNDSQRLQLDVPVYSQGFQYKEITLKQFLGTFEIFVQEQQTSTVQRTITKTCPFPTSELIVCSTDGRMTVVADLSEITPSGATPATSHLLGALCGPAEADNTRALFSLPLNSCGSKIKLREGNVIYQNEIFYTKDPDDLEDTDKRLVVQCSYPLEGLHRLFSMYRFESDNPGLGSIFSKLAGGFRTTALPGPVTTTKAPTTPVARRTSAAPFIKRLGSNPGVRYVRVSKHGRKGVKGWNHVRI